A part of Aquibium oceanicum genomic DNA contains:
- the rpmH gene encoding 50S ribosomal protein L34 produces MKRTYQPSKLVRKRRHGFRARMATKGGRDVIAARRNRGRKRLSA; encoded by the coding sequence ATGAAGCGCACGTACCAACCCTCCAAGCTCGTCCGCAAGCGGCGCCACGGCTTCCGTGCCCGCATGGCAACCAAGGGCGGTCGCGACGTCATCGCCGCGCGCCGAAACCGCGGTCGCAAGCGTCTTTCCGCCTGA
- a CDS encoding TVP38/TMEM64 family protein, whose amino-acid sequence MQERNALSAASEKIATREGHSRLWRFLPIALIIAGLAAGYAAGLHEVLSLDYLSERRDQLHAFVADNYLSSLIGFLLVYALAVALAFPAASILTVFAGLLFGWLVGGALVAVAATLGATALFLAARSAFGDVLRNRLGQRAARLAAGFEEDAFGYLLVLRLAPIFPFWVINIAPAFFQVPLRTYVLATFIGILPGTFAYAYFGEGLESVLVAADQSGQDIALRDLITPEITIAFVALALVAAIPTVVKKLRNRKAD is encoded by the coding sequence ATGCAGGAAAGAAACGCCTTGTCCGCTGCTTCTGAGAAGATCGCGACGCGAGAAGGCCACAGCCGGCTGTGGCGGTTCCTGCCGATCGCCCTCATCATCGCCGGTCTCGCCGCCGGCTATGCGGCGGGGCTGCACGAGGTCCTGTCTCTCGACTATCTCTCCGAGCGGCGCGACCAGCTCCATGCCTTCGTGGCCGACAACTACCTGTCTTCGCTGATCGGGTTTCTCCTGGTCTACGCGCTTGCGGTGGCTCTCGCGTTTCCTGCCGCTTCGATCCTGACCGTCTTCGCCGGCCTGCTCTTCGGCTGGCTCGTGGGCGGCGCACTCGTCGCGGTGGCGGCGACGCTCGGAGCAACCGCGCTCTTCCTCGCCGCCCGCAGCGCGTTCGGCGACGTCCTGCGCAACAGGCTCGGGCAGAGAGCGGCCCGGCTGGCGGCCGGCTTCGAGGAGGACGCCTTCGGCTATCTGCTGGTTCTGCGGCTCGCGCCGATCTTCCCCTTCTGGGTCATCAACATCGCGCCGGCCTTCTTCCAGGTGCCATTGCGCACCTATGTCCTGGCGACATTCATCGGCATCCTGCCGGGCACCTTCGCCTATGCCTATTTCGGCGAGGGCCTGGAAAGCGTGCTCGTGGCCGCGGACCAGTCCGGCCAGGACATCGCGCTGCGTGACCTGATCACGCCGGAGATCACCATCGCCTTTGTCGCGCTCGCCCTTGTTGCGGCGATCCCCACCGTCGTAAAGAAGCTCCGGAACCGCAAGGCCGACTGA
- a CDS encoding dihydrolipoyl dehydrogenase family protein codes for MATILKPDICVIGAGSGGLSVAAAAATFGVSVVLIEKGAMGGDCLNYGCVPSKAMIAAGRRAHQMRNADPFGIAGVEPEIDFRKVNAHVQSVIASIAPNDSVERFTALGVRVIQEEARFKDRRTVIAGDAEIRARRFVVSTGSSPLVPPIPGLDEVDYLTNETIFDRKRRAGHLVVIGGGPIGMELAQAHRRLGCEVTVVEASSALGKDDPELAAIVLDRLREEGIAIRDKTKVVRVERRGKTIVRVHVETESGPETIDGTHLLVAVGRAANVEALDLEKAGIDFDRKGIKVSDKLRTTNRRVYAIGDVARGLQFTHVANYHAGLVIRALLFRLPAREDRTLIPWTTFTDPELAHVGLNEADAMKQYKGEIRVLRWPYAENDRAQAERETTGFIKLVTDRRGRLLGATIVGANAGEMINMWSLAVSKKLGMRDIAGYVAPYPTTSEIGKRAAMAYFSDAARRPSVRRLIGFLRLFG; via the coding sequence ATGGCGACAATCCTCAAACCAGACATCTGCGTAATCGGCGCCGGTTCGGGCGGCCTGTCGGTCGCTGCCGCCGCCGCGACCTTCGGCGTGTCCGTCGTACTCATCGAGAAGGGCGCGATGGGCGGCGACTGCCTCAACTACGGCTGCGTCCCATCGAAGGCGATGATCGCGGCCGGACGTCGGGCGCACCAGATGCGGAACGCCGACCCGTTCGGGATAGCCGGCGTCGAGCCGGAGATCGATTTCCGCAAGGTCAACGCGCACGTCCAATCGGTCATCGCCTCGATCGCGCCGAACGATTCGGTCGAGCGGTTCACCGCGCTCGGTGTGCGCGTCATCCAGGAAGAAGCACGGTTCAAGGACCGCCGCACCGTCATTGCCGGTGACGCCGAGATTCGCGCGAGGCGGTTCGTGGTCTCGACCGGTTCGTCTCCGCTGGTCCCGCCGATCCCCGGCCTGGACGAGGTCGACTACCTCACCAACGAGACGATCTTCGACCGCAAGCGCCGTGCCGGCCATCTCGTCGTCATCGGCGGCGGTCCCATCGGCATGGAACTCGCCCAGGCGCACCGCCGGCTCGGTTGTGAGGTCACCGTGGTGGAAGCGTCATCCGCGCTCGGCAAGGACGATCCCGAACTCGCCGCCATCGTCCTCGACAGGTTGCGCGAAGAGGGCATCGCCATTCGGGACAAGACGAAGGTCGTCCGCGTCGAGCGGCGCGGCAAGACGATCGTGCGGGTCCATGTCGAAACGGAAAGCGGTCCGGAGACCATCGACGGCACGCATCTTCTCGTGGCGGTGGGCCGCGCCGCCAATGTCGAGGCGCTGGATCTCGAAAAGGCGGGGATCGATTTCGACCGCAAGGGGATCAAGGTCTCGGACAAGCTGCGCACCACCAACCGCCGCGTCTACGCCATCGGCGACGTGGCGAGAGGGCTGCAGTTCACGCACGTGGCCAATTATCACGCAGGCCTGGTGATCCGTGCCCTGCTCTTCCGCCTGCCGGCGCGGGAAGACCGCACGCTCATCCCGTGGACCACCTTCACCGATCCGGAGCTCGCCCATGTCGGACTGAACGAAGCCGACGCGATGAAGCAGTACAAGGGCGAGATAAGGGTTCTGCGCTGGCCTTATGCCGAGAACGATCGCGCCCAGGCGGAACGGGAGACGACCGGCTTCATCAAGCTCGTCACCGACAGGCGCGGCAGGCTTCTGGGAGCAACCATCGTCGGCGCTAACGCCGGCGAGATGATCAACATGTGGTCGCTCGCGGTGTCGAAGAAACTCGGCATGCGGGACATCGCCGGCTACGTCGCCCCCTATCCCACAACGAGCGAAATTGGCAAACGCGCCGCGATGGCCTATTTTTCCGATGCGGCCCGCAGACCGTCGGTCCGGCGGTTGATCGGATTTCTGCGCCTCTTCGGATGA
- a CDS encoding sensor histidine kinase, translated as MIGEQGQDTNRRSSAAADFGAVAWPRKLSTKLLALTIVFVLIAEVLIFIPSIANFRLRWLEERLATAAAASVVLVDSETGDLSPGVRNDVLMALGAKAIAVRDGGISRLLVVSDMPPKVDEHIAPGQTGPIEAIGGALDTLVSGGDRILRVFGVVGDSDMEFELIIADTRLRAAMLTYARNVAILSLLISLITAALVFFAIHTMLIRPIRDLRRSMVAFAEAPDDPAGILRPSGRRDELGVAEEGLADMQRQLRHTLGEQKHLADLGLAVSKINHDMRNILASAQLMSDRLRTVKDPAVQMFAPKLVRAIDRAVGYTENVLAYGRAQEPPPARRIVRLAMLVEEVHGMLGIQSDSGIEFVNAVDAEMEVDADAEQLFRVLINLCRNAVQAMSGEKDETVVRRLTVSAERAGSVSRILVEDTGPGLPAKARENLFAAFRGAARSGGTGLGLAIAHELVRAHGGTIELLESIGGHTAFAITIPDQPVQIEQARTALRRPASAG; from the coding sequence ATGATCGGCGAACAAGGCCAGGACACGAACAGGCGGAGCTCTGCGGCGGCTGACTTCGGCGCTGTCGCGTGGCCGCGAAAGCTCTCCACCAAGCTTCTCGCCCTGACCATCGTCTTCGTCCTGATCGCCGAAGTCCTGATCTTCATCCCCTCCATCGCGAATTTCCGCCTGCGCTGGCTGGAGGAAAGGCTGGCGACCGCGGCGGCGGCGAGCGTCGTCCTCGTCGACAGCGAGACCGGCGACCTTTCGCCGGGCGTCCGCAACGACGTCCTGATGGCGCTGGGCGCCAAGGCGATCGCGGTTCGCGACGGCGGCATCTCGCGTCTCCTGGTGGTTTCCGACATGCCCCCGAAAGTGGACGAGCACATCGCGCCCGGCCAGACCGGTCCGATCGAGGCCATCGGAGGCGCGCTCGATACACTCGTTTCCGGCGGCGACCGCATCCTGCGCGTCTTCGGCGTCGTCGGCGACAGCGACATGGAGTTCGAACTGATCATCGCCGACACGCGGCTTCGCGCGGCGATGCTCACCTATGCGCGCAACGTCGCCATCCTGTCGCTGCTGATCTCGCTGATCACCGCCGCTCTCGTCTTCTTCGCCATTCACACCATGCTGATCCGTCCGATCCGGGACCTGCGCCGGTCAATGGTGGCATTCGCCGAGGCACCCGACGATCCGGCCGGGATACTGCGGCCCTCCGGCCGGCGCGACGAACTGGGCGTCGCCGAGGAAGGGCTGGCCGACATGCAGCGCCAGCTGCGCCATACGCTCGGCGAACAGAAGCACCTCGCCGATCTCGGCCTCGCCGTCTCCAAGATCAACCACGACATGCGCAACATCCTCGCTTCGGCGCAGCTGATGTCGGACCGGCTGCGCACGGTGAAGGATCCCGCCGTCCAGATGTTCGCGCCGAAGCTGGTGCGCGCCATCGACCGCGCCGTCGGCTACACCGAAAACGTGCTCGCCTATGGCCGCGCGCAGGAGCCGCCGCCCGCGCGGCGCATCGTGCGTCTGGCCATGCTGGTCGAGGAAGTGCACGGCATGCTCGGCATCCAGTCCGACAGCGGGATCGAGTTCGTCAACGCCGTCGACGCGGAGATGGAGGTGGATGCCGACGCCGAGCAGCTCTTCCGGGTGCTGATCAACCTGTGCCGAAACGCCGTGCAGGCCATGTCGGGCGAGAAGGACGAGACGGTGGTCCGCCGGCTGACGGTCTCGGCCGAGCGCGCGGGCAGCGTCAGCCGCATCCTCGTTGAGGACACCGGCCCCGGACTGCCCGCCAAGGCGCGCGAAAACCTGTTCGCGGCGTTTCGCGGCGCGGCGCGCAGCGGCGGCACCGGCCTTGGACTGGCCATCGCGCACGAACTCGTGCGGGCACATGGCGGCACGATCGAACTCCTCGAGAGCATCGGCGGCCACACCGCCTTCGCCATCACCATTCCCGACCAGCCGGTGCAGATCGAACAAGCCCGCACCGCGCTGCGCCGACCCGCCTCCGCCGGCTGA